A DNA window from Aquarana catesbeiana isolate 2022-GZ linkage group LG01, ASM4218655v1, whole genome shotgun sequence contains the following coding sequences:
- the KMT5A gene encoding N-lysine methyltransferase KMT5A isoform X1: MGRVPKQSADRTEARGQAAHPQSGKKMSKRSGGRGGEAQETDRSGGTNENKPKMNGDVGHGVQSTIPDYMSPNKPPIGRAPLQDENSTLIHAKSKKGKDLSDPHKKAQAEKKIVAISEPKSKATEHKDSESSVSDSALVQKRSLTELPKKLTPTDRKPEPKKMVKKKTYKVRGTKSPNRKVTDYFKVRRSCRKNKTELELEEKKRIDDLITSGKEEGMKIDIITGKGRGVIATQNFSRGEYVVEYHGDLIEITDAKKREAAYAEDTSTGCYMYYFQYLNKTYCVDATKETNRLGRLINHSKSGNCHTKLHNINDVPHLILIASRDIKAGEELLYDYGDRSRSSIEAHPWLKL; the protein is encoded by the exons tgccAAAacaatctgctgatagaacagaggctaggggacaagctgcacatccTCAGTCTG GAAAGAAAATGTCCAAACGCAGCGGCGGAAGAGGCGGGGAGGCACAGGAAACCGATCGATCCGGGGGAACCAATGAGAACAAGCCGAAAATGAACGGG GATGTGGGACATGGCGTTCAATCGACAATCCCCGATTATATGAGCCCTAATAAACCGCCTATTGGGCGTGCTCCTCTTCAGGATGAAAACTCCACTCTGATCCATGCGAAGTCCAAAAAGGGTAAAGACCTTTCAGATCCTCACAAAAAAGCACAAG cTGAGAAAAAAATTGTTGCAATATCAGAACCAAAAAGCAAAGCCACAGAGCACAAGGACAGTGAAAGTAGTGTGTCGGATAGTGCTCTGGTCCAGAAACGAAGCTTGACTGAGCTGCCAAAGAAGCTGACCCCTACTGACAGGAAGCCAGAGCCAAAAAAGATGGTCAAAAAGAAAACCTACAA GGTCCGAGGAACCAAATCTCCAAACAGAAAAGTTACAGACTATTTTAAAGTTAGAAGAAGCTGTAGGAAAAACAAAACTGAGCTAGAG ttAGAGGAGAAGAAAAGAATAGATGACCTAATTACAAGTGGCAAAGAGGAGGGGATGAAG ATTGATATCATTACTGGTAAAGGCCGAGGCGTAATTGCAACTCAGAATTTTAGTCGGGGAGAATATGTTGTAGAATACCATGGCGATCTTATAGAAATTACAGATGCAAAGAAACGAGAAGCAGCATATGCCGAAGACACCTCCACTGGCTGCTACATGTACTACTTCCAGTATTTAAATAAAACCTACTG TGTCGATGCAACAAAAGAAACAAACCGTTTAGGAAGGCTTATAAATCACAGCAAGAGCGGCAATTGCCATACCAAGCTACACAATATCAACGATGTACCTCACCTCATATTGATTGCATCAAGGGACATAAAAGCAGGAGAGGAACTCTTGTATGATTATGGAGATCGGAGCAGGTCATCCATTGAAGCACATCCTTGGCTTAAGCTTTGA
- the KMT5A gene encoding N-lysine methyltransferase KMT5A isoform X2, translating into MSPNKPPIGRAPLQDENSTLIHAKSKKGKDLSDPHKKAQAEKKIVAISEPKSKATEHKDSESSVSDSALVQKRSLTELPKKLTPTDRKPEPKKMVKKKTYKVRGTKSPNRKVTDYFKVRRSCRKNKTELELEEKKRIDDLITSGKEEGMKIDIITGKGRGVIATQNFSRGEYVVEYHGDLIEITDAKKREAAYAEDTSTGCYMYYFQYLNKTYCVDATKETNRLGRLINHSKSGNCHTKLHNINDVPHLILIASRDIKAGEELLYDYGDRSRSSIEAHPWLKL; encoded by the exons ATGAGCCCTAATAAACCGCCTATTGGGCGTGCTCCTCTTCAGGATGAAAACTCCACTCTGATCCATGCGAAGTCCAAAAAGGGTAAAGACCTTTCAGATCCTCACAAAAAAGCACAAG cTGAGAAAAAAATTGTTGCAATATCAGAACCAAAAAGCAAAGCCACAGAGCACAAGGACAGTGAAAGTAGTGTGTCGGATAGTGCTCTGGTCCAGAAACGAAGCTTGACTGAGCTGCCAAAGAAGCTGACCCCTACTGACAGGAAGCCAGAGCCAAAAAAGATGGTCAAAAAGAAAACCTACAA GGTCCGAGGAACCAAATCTCCAAACAGAAAAGTTACAGACTATTTTAAAGTTAGAAGAAGCTGTAGGAAAAACAAAACTGAGCTAGAG ttAGAGGAGAAGAAAAGAATAGATGACCTAATTACAAGTGGCAAAGAGGAGGGGATGAAG ATTGATATCATTACTGGTAAAGGCCGAGGCGTAATTGCAACTCAGAATTTTAGTCGGGGAGAATATGTTGTAGAATACCATGGCGATCTTATAGAAATTACAGATGCAAAGAAACGAGAAGCAGCATATGCCGAAGACACCTCCACTGGCTGCTACATGTACTACTTCCAGTATTTAAATAAAACCTACTG TGTCGATGCAACAAAAGAAACAAACCGTTTAGGAAGGCTTATAAATCACAGCAAGAGCGGCAATTGCCATACCAAGCTACACAATATCAACGATGTACCTCACCTCATATTGATTGCATCAAGGGACATAAAAGCAGGAGAGGAACTCTTGTATGATTATGGAGATCGGAGCAGGTCATCCATTGAAGCACATCCTTGGCTTAAGCTTTGA